From the genome of Persephonella atlantica:
AGAAGCGTTTCAGCTGCCCTGTGAACCTCTGGACCGAACAGTTTTTCGAGATACTCCATTGGAATTCTTCCACCTTCCATTGGTTTTCCTTCTTCATCGAACTTTGGCGGTGAAAGAACAGGAGGAACGTAATAAACATTTGGCTGTGTTCCAAAGTCAGGTCTGAGAGGTAGTGCTACTTTGTATTTGTAAACCAGTTTGTAAACCTGTGAATCCTCGTCATCTAAAAATCCTACAAATCTTATCCTTCCAACGCACTGATGAGCACATGCTGGAGGAAGACCTTTTTCAATCCTTGGGAAACAGAATATACATTTTTCAGACTTAGATATTTTGGGATTGAAGTAGATTTTTTTGTATGGGCATCCTGCTATACAGTATCTGTACCCCTGACATCTCTCTAAATCAACAAGGACAATTCCGTCCTGTTCTCTTTTGAATATTGCTTCCCTTGGGCATGCAGCAAGACATCCTGGATTAGAACAGTGATTGCATATTCTTGGGAGATAAAAGAAGTAAGAGTTTGGCCAGTCTCCCTCTCCAACGTCTTCATCCCAGTTTGGTCCCCATACAGGATCAGTGTTTGGAGAGAGGACTGTCTGGTCTGCATTTCCAAACAGCTCATCGTGGTTGTAATCCCAAGGAACGCCGTAATCGTGAACCATATCTGGTATAATTCCATCTTTCAGATTACCATCTGCATCAAAACCACCACCTGCTTCCATCCAGTTCCTTGGATAACCTGTTCCCGGCTGGGTTTCAACATTGTTCCAGTACATATACTCTCTTCCGTTTCTGTTTGTCCACTGGGTTTTACATGCTACTGTACATGTCTGACAACCGATACATTTATTTAAATCCATTACCATTGCAAGCTGTCTTTTTGCCATTATATGTTACCTCCTTACGCTTTCTCTATATCTACTGATGTTGAATAAGCATGCTGGTTACCATCCCAGTTTCCACCAAACTTTAGATGTCCCCAACCGTCAGAAAGCTCAAGCAGATTCAGTGGAGATGCAACAACAGTGTTGTGGGATTTATTTCCTTTGAAGAAGAAAGGTTCCCATCCGTGCTCTATTATAATCGCATCTTTTGGGCAGGATGGATATACCT
Proteins encoded in this window:
- a CDS encoding 4Fe-4S dicluster domain-containing protein; the protein is MAKRQLAMVMDLNKCIGCQTCTVACKTQWTNRNGREYMYWNNVETQPGTGYPRNWMEAGGGFDADGNLKDGIIPDMVHDYGVPWDYNHDELFGNADQTVLSPNTDPVWGPNWDEDVGEGDWPNSYFFYLPRICNHCSNPGCLAACPREAIFKREQDGIVLVDLERCQGYRYCIAGCPYKKIYFNPKISKSEKCIFCFPRIEKGLPPACAHQCVGRIRFVGFLDDEDSQVYKLVYKYKVALPLRPDFGTQPNVYYVPPVLSPPKFDEEGKPMEGGRIPMEYLEKLFGPEVHRAAETLLAEMEKRKRGEESELMDILIAYSHADMFRLDENYYQEVAAKQGLKGTEFFKLIDERYVQGKNTPKVEGVYGVKYFETQPAAEKGHEEGH